cTTCATCCCTCTCTTAActttggaaacaaaaaaaaaaaatttaaatggaaatataaaatgacttaGTTTTCAACATAAATATAGCAAaatttgtagctcaagtggttgAGATTTTTATAAGAAACACGTGTAATATATGATTGGgtcttatttcttttttcggtgattaaaaaatgaaatattgctgcttctcaaaataataataattctaaCTTAGGGCCTCATTAATCTTAAGATCCAATATCCAAGCTCCACAACTGTGCTTATTTGGTGGCCCATAAAACAATAGAGTAGCATTGGCTCTTCAGCCCGACCCAGGAGCCCTTTCCTTTTCAGGTGGCCCGATACGAAACGACGACGTGTCGCTCATTGGAGTCGTCAATTCGTCATAGCCATAGCCACCACAACTTCGCTGCCCCTCAAAAACTCAACGATTTTTCGAGAAACTCTgcacacacagagagagaaagatagcgagcgagagagagagagagagagagagagaaggcaaAATGGCGTCGTTTCTGCAATCGTTGGTAGATCCAAGGAAGAATTGGTTCGCCCGTCAGCACATGAAGGCCGTCTCTCAACGCCTCCGCCATTACGGTTCGCCATCTCTTTAACAAACCCTAATCtatgtgtgtgtgcgtgtgtgtaaGTATGTATAGGCTGATTTGATTCGATTTGATTTATGCTGAATTGGATATGAAAATTAGGGCTTCGATACGACGATCTGTACGATCCCTACTACGATTTGGACATCAAGGAGGCTTTGAATCGGCTACCAAGGGAGATAGTGGATGCTCGTAACCAGCGTCTCAAGCGCGCCATGGACCTCTCCATGAAGCACGAGTACCTTCCCGAACATCTTCAGGTGCCTTTTGCTTttacctcatttcatttcctttGAATTACTTTCCAAATCTAATTCGTAATGATTTGTGGCCTGAGatatttgatttcaatttggtttcatgtgataatataaaaaggaTGGTAGTAATTGCAAACAAAGGGTGTTCATTTCTGATGCTTATGATAGCATTTGCATTAAGATTTGCTATGAAATCCTTTTAGTGGGTGTAGattcttgtattttttaatatgtatttttccgTGCATATTGTAAATACCATTCTCAGCATACTCtcttttattgttaaaatttGACTGTAAATATTTGCCTTTCTTTATCTATTTGCAGGCACAGCAAACACCATTCAGGAGCTACCTTCAGGAAATGCTGGCTCTTGTAAGTACCATTATGTTGCTCCTTTGCACTTCTTTCTTGGGTATTTCAGTTTGTGTTCGTATAGTCAACTATGAAGCTCCTATTTACCAACCCTATTTGAGTATCTACCCAAAACATAGAAGTATGCCGGagagtgttttcttttttaagcaAACTTGATGGAAGGAATAGTTAGtattccattttcattttttcaccATGTTAAGTTATTCGATATATGTTCAGTGTGCTACATGCATTTGTAATTTTGCAGTGAGACTCAT
The window above is part of the Prunus dulcis chromosome 1, ALMONDv2, whole genome shotgun sequence genome. Proteins encoded here:
- the LOC117631766 gene encoding cytochrome b-c1 complex subunit 7-2, mitochondrial; the protein is MASFLQSLVDPRKNWFARQHMKAVSQRLRHYGLRYDDLYDPYYDLDIKEALNRLPREIVDARNQRLKRAMDLSMKHEYLPEHLQAQQTPFRSYLQEMLALVKREKAEREALGALPLYQRTIP